A window of the Candidatus Hydrogenedentota bacterium genome harbors these coding sequences:
- a CDS encoding Gfo/Idh/MocA family oxidoreductase: MPRLRRPQTPVSGNPVPRVAVIGAGGIGKHHAKWWSLCGAEVCAIAGSTRASVARAKTGLQALFDFQGRTYAGVDTLLRHETPDIVDVCSPPSLHYAHVDAALNAGCDVLCEKPFVFDPSLSADTLMGQAQSLVDHARRKGRRLSVCCQYAQGAKIFRQLWLRNRQQLEHFRARLETPARDRTLDPRRIWVDLAPHPISALLALAPSGHVDWTTVSARFDRNEATAQFQYPIQGAVPITCELTVRNTTKPPKHVRHFALNDFTFDIDGVTDASGIYRTRIATPNGHIVEMDMMHALICDFLHSKPVVDSRAMLANLAIMLRILEVST; encoded by the coding sequence TTGCCCAGATTACGACGACCCCAGACTCCGGTGAGCGGAAATCCTGTCCCGCGCGTCGCTGTAATTGGCGCAGGCGGGATTGGCAAGCACCACGCAAAATGGTGGTCTCTGTGCGGCGCGGAAGTCTGCGCTATTGCGGGGTCTACCCGCGCGTCTGTCGCGCGCGCAAAGACCGGACTCCAGGCGCTCTTCGATTTTCAGGGACGTACCTACGCAGGCGTCGATACCTTATTGCGGCACGAAACGCCTGACATTGTCGACGTCTGCTCGCCGCCATCCCTGCACTACGCCCACGTGGACGCCGCGCTCAATGCCGGGTGCGATGTACTCTGCGAGAAGCCCTTCGTATTCGACCCAAGCTTGTCCGCCGACACTCTTATGGGGCAAGCCCAGAGTCTCGTTGACCACGCGCGCAGGAAAGGCAGACGCCTGAGCGTTTGCTGTCAATACGCCCAAGGCGCAAAGATCTTCCGTCAACTCTGGTTGCGAAATCGACAGCAACTGGAGCACTTTCGCGCGCGCCTTGAAACGCCTGCCCGCGACCGCACGCTCGACCCTCGCCGCATTTGGGTCGATCTGGCGCCGCACCCAATCAGCGCGCTTCTGGCCCTGGCACCCTCCGGGCACGTGGATTGGACGACCGTGAGCGCGAGATTCGATCGAAACGAGGCTACTGCCCAATTCCAGTACCCAATTCAGGGGGCAGTCCCCATCACGTGCGAATTGACTGTCCGCAACACGACAAAACCGCCGAAGCACGTGCGCCATTTTGCGCTGAACGACTTCACGTTCGATATAGACGGAGTCACGGATGCTTCGGGCATCTACCGCACTCGAATCGCAACCCCCAACGGGCACATCGTCGAAATGGACATGATGCACGCCCTGATTTGTGATTTTCTTCACAGCAAGCCGGTGGTAGACTCCCGTGCTATGCTTGCTAATCTCGCCATAATGCTCCGTATTCTGGAAGTTTCCACATGA
- a CDS encoding UvrD-helicase domain-containing protein — translation MSRTPSQRRAIETTGLNLCVDAGAGSGKTSVLVDRIIHLIEHDNVPLDAIVAITFTDKAAAEMKERLRRECHRRAPADDPAKMTFWRTLERRTDSARISTIHAFCMGLLKENALSLGMDPDFAMLSDAESHLIRTDTVNEVLREMLQADDEAAMRLATVYGIPLLKTVLESMLKDRSALERLLALENIRSAEEMLARWRERVRAERLRLLRDLQESRDLAGLRLQLESYAGACAKPEDGREQMRVKLLEIVSTIRDRTDCGVLCDAASELAACDARRGSKKNWSSEDAYEGVKEARDALKSLVDKHRIPSCEAEIESESAQITFDLIGVFGRVLEGLRSAKRLRTAFDFDDLIMETLKVLQDVSRGEDSVRARTARTIRHLLIDEFQDTDGAQLEIARLLAQSPGGPELFVVGDAKQSIYQFRGAEVDVFREARNEADETISLSVNFRSLPDVLEFVNDFFTKSDLLADVENPYVPMKTSRASDGGTRIEILMPESMDEAKAADYRDAEAQLLAGRIAEMCHGPHAISVSDPHSGNLRPARFGDVVVLLRSFSDVYQFERAFRLAGVPYAVVAGAGFYERQEVADFRNLLTVLDNPWNELALLGFLRGPMVGLSDDSLLELTRDSGLASAFHRSLSLSDTEQNGRLMNARILLSDLNSRRHEPLLELLRYALDRTGLEAIYLAQFLGVQRASNVRKILELATSYSRTSAPSLSAFVRYLDEVAAAEIREGEAAVQNEDANVVTVMTIHKSKGLEFPIVAIADMARGPNIRQSLPVTWHRHHGISAKTMGDDGEYQECPIYRIAQGVREREERAERSRILYVAMTRARDHLLLCGAPEQGHDRNNSWFAAFREQYALSGRSDGETITGKAWKAVIRRRPSGIRIPEIRTAPRELDREYCLRRVAPVDNPLLLSNSISVTQASYLIATQTDTVEETRSSGADRDYAMVRGTLAHKLLELWNVQSDCESLIPQLVDSAPVERVHRQWLREDLAFLLKRFGESPIASRLAADTVGREVSFALRLGAYIVHGVIDVLLADGTIVDYKTGQPHPVSLAHYENQVRLYAAALRALRNQQPPAAFLCYIDSRDENWIVPVDVSPPRVDETLAQVERALDARNGGSPG, via the coding sequence GTGAGCAGGACACCGTCACAGCGGCGCGCCATTGAAACCACGGGACTCAATTTGTGCGTGGATGCCGGAGCGGGGTCGGGCAAGACGAGCGTGCTCGTTGACCGGATCATTCACCTGATTGAGCACGACAACGTTCCTCTTGATGCCATCGTAGCCATTACATTCACCGACAAAGCCGCTGCGGAAATGAAAGAAAGATTGCGGCGCGAATGCCACCGCCGCGCGCCCGCCGACGATCCCGCTAAGATGACGTTCTGGCGCACGCTCGAACGCAGGACCGATTCGGCGCGTATTTCCACCATTCATGCGTTTTGCATGGGCCTGCTGAAAGAGAACGCGCTCAGTCTCGGCATGGATCCCGATTTCGCCATGCTTTCCGATGCCGAATCGCACCTGATCCGGACGGACACCGTGAACGAAGTGCTGCGCGAAATGTTGCAGGCTGACGATGAAGCTGCGATGCGTTTGGCCACGGTGTACGGAATTCCGCTGCTCAAGACCGTTCTGGAATCGATGCTGAAGGACCGCTCTGCGCTGGAGCGGCTTCTGGCATTGGAGAATATCCGCTCCGCGGAGGAAATGTTGGCACGTTGGCGCGAACGCGTGCGAGCGGAGCGGCTGCGTCTGCTTCGCGATCTGCAGGAGTCGCGCGATCTCGCCGGGTTGCGCCTGCAACTGGAATCGTACGCGGGCGCTTGTGCCAAGCCCGAAGACGGGCGCGAGCAGATGAGAGTGAAGCTGCTGGAAATCGTGTCCACGATTCGCGACCGCACCGATTGCGGTGTGTTGTGCGATGCGGCCTCCGAATTGGCCGCGTGCGATGCGCGGCGCGGCAGCAAGAAGAACTGGAGTTCTGAAGACGCCTACGAAGGCGTCAAAGAAGCGCGCGACGCGTTAAAATCCCTCGTGGACAAACACCGGATACCGTCGTGTGAGGCCGAAATTGAAAGCGAGTCCGCACAGATCACCTTCGATCTGATTGGTGTCTTTGGCCGCGTCTTGGAGGGGTTGCGCAGCGCAAAGCGCCTGCGGACAGCGTTCGATTTCGACGACCTCATCATGGAAACGCTGAAGGTGTTGCAGGACGTGTCGCGCGGCGAAGACTCGGTCCGCGCGCGTACGGCCCGCACCATTCGCCATTTGCTGATTGACGAGTTTCAGGATACCGACGGCGCGCAATTGGAGATTGCGCGTCTTCTCGCGCAATCGCCTGGAGGGCCGGAGCTTTTTGTCGTGGGCGATGCGAAACAGTCCATCTATCAGTTCCGGGGCGCGGAAGTGGACGTGTTTCGCGAAGCGCGCAACGAGGCCGACGAGACCATTTCACTCTCGGTCAATTTTCGATCCTTGCCCGATGTCCTCGAGTTCGTGAATGACTTCTTCACCAAATCCGACCTGTTGGCGGACGTCGAGAATCCCTATGTACCCATGAAAACCTCCAGGGCCTCCGACGGCGGCACGCGAATCGAAATACTGATGCCGGAATCGATGGACGAGGCCAAGGCCGCCGACTATCGCGACGCCGAAGCGCAACTCCTTGCGGGACGTATCGCGGAAATGTGCCACGGTCCGCACGCCATCTCCGTTAGCGACCCGCATAGCGGGAATCTGAGGCCCGCGCGGTTCGGCGATGTCGTCGTACTTCTGCGTTCCTTCAGCGACGTCTATCAGTTTGAGCGGGCTTTTCGTTTGGCAGGCGTACCCTACGCGGTCGTTGCGGGCGCCGGGTTCTACGAACGGCAAGAGGTCGCTGATTTCCGGAATCTCCTCACTGTGCTGGATAATCCCTGGAACGAGTTAGCCTTGCTCGGCTTTTTGCGCGGTCCCATGGTGGGTCTCAGCGATGATTCGCTACTTGAGCTTACGCGCGATTCGGGTCTCGCTTCGGCATTTCATCGTAGTTTGTCTCTCTCTGACACAGAGCAGAACGGGCGTTTGATGAATGCCCGTATACTGCTCTCCGACCTCAACAGCCGCCGACACGAACCCTTGCTTGAATTGTTGCGGTACGCGCTTGATCGCACCGGGTTGGAAGCCATCTACCTGGCCCAGTTCTTGGGCGTACAGCGCGCGTCCAACGTACGCAAGATTCTGGAACTGGCCACATCCTACTCCCGTACCTCCGCGCCGAGCCTGAGCGCGTTTGTGCGCTATTTGGACGAAGTTGCTGCCGCTGAGATACGAGAAGGCGAGGCTGCCGTCCAGAACGAAGATGCAAACGTGGTAACCGTGATGACCATTCACAAGTCCAAGGGACTCGAGTTCCCGATTGTGGCCATTGCAGACATGGCGCGCGGTCCCAATATCCGCCAATCGTTGCCCGTGACCTGGCATCGGCATCATGGCATCTCCGCAAAGACAATGGGCGACGACGGCGAATACCAGGAATGCCCGATATACCGCATCGCGCAGGGCGTCCGCGAACGCGAAGAACGCGCCGAACGTTCGCGCATCCTGTACGTGGCCATGACACGAGCCCGCGACCATTTGCTATTGTGCGGCGCGCCTGAGCAGGGGCATGACCGGAACAACAGTTGGTTTGCCGCGTTTCGCGAACAGTACGCGTTGTCGGGTCGCTCAGACGGCGAAACCATAACGGGGAAAGCATGGAAGGCCGTCATACGGCGCCGACCATCAGGTATCCGGATCCCCGAGATTCGCACGGCCCCTCGCGAGCTTGATCGTGAATATTGTCTGCGTCGTGTCGCGCCCGTTGACAATCCTCTGCTCCTATCAAACAGCATCAGCGTGACGCAAGCCTCGTATCTCATCGCCACCCAAACGGACACGGTGGAAGAGACGCGGTCTTCCGGCGCCGATCGCGACTATGCCATGGTGCGCGGCACCCTGGCGCACAAACTGCTCGAACTGTGGAATGTCCAATCCGATTGCGAGTCGCTTATCCCTCAACTCGTAGACTCCGCGCCCGTAGAGCGTGTGCATCGCCAATGGCTTCGCGAAGACCTTGCGTTTCTCCTGAAACGATTCGGCGAATCCCCGATTGCCAGTCGGCTCGCGGCAGATACAGTCGGCCGTGAGGTATCATTCGCCCTGCGCCTCGGCGCGTACATCGTCCATGGAGTAATCGACGTCTTGCTTGCAGACGGCACGATTGTCGATTACAAGACCGGCCAGCCGCACCCGGTCTCTCTCGCGCACTACGAGAATCAAGTCCGGCTCTATGCGGCCGCTCTCCGTGCGCTTCGCAATCAGCAGCCGCCCGCGGCCTTCCTCTGCTACATTGACAGCCGCGACGAAAACTGGATCGTCCCCGTCGATGTGTCGCCTCCACGAGTTGATGAGACACTTGCCCAAGTGGAGCGCGCGCTTGATGCACGAAACGGTGGTTCGCCCGGATGA